The Pantoea sp. At-9b genome includes a window with the following:
- the corC gene encoding CNNM family magnesium/cobalt transport protein CorC (CorC(YbeX) belongs to the Cyclin M Mg2+ Exporter (CNNM) family, and was characterized as belonging to a set of three proteins, at least one of which must be present for CorA to function.) — protein sequence MSDDHSQNSDAPSSKKGFFSLLINQLFHGEPKNRDELLGLIRDSEQKELIDQDTRDMLEGVLDIAEQRVRDIMIPRSQMITLKRNQSLEECLAVIIESAHSRFPVISEDKDHVEGILMAKDLLPFMSSASEPFSMEKVLRPAVVVPESKRVDRMLKEFRSQRYHMAIVIDEFGGVSGLVTIEDILELIVGEIEDEYDDEEDRDIRQLNRHTYTVRALTPIEDFNEVFGTGFSDDEVDTIGGLVMQGFGHLPARGESIEIDGYQFKVAMADSRRIIQVHVKIPEDSPLPQLDDE from the coding sequence ATGAGCGACGACCATTCTCAAAACAGCGACGCACCCAGTAGTAAAAAGGGATTTTTTTCCCTGCTAATCAACCAATTGTTCCACGGTGAACCGAAAAACCGTGACGAACTGCTGGGGCTAATCCGCGATTCTGAGCAAAAAGAACTGATTGACCAGGACACCCGCGACATGCTGGAAGGGGTGCTGGACATTGCCGAACAACGCGTGCGCGACATCATGATCCCACGTTCCCAGATGATTACCCTGAAACGTAACCAGAGCCTCGAAGAGTGCCTGGCGGTGATCATCGAATCGGCCCACTCCCGCTTCCCGGTGATCAGCGAAGATAAAGACCACGTTGAAGGCATTTTGATGGCGAAGGACCTGCTGCCCTTTATGAGCAGCGCCTCAGAACCCTTCAGCATGGAAAAGGTGCTCCGCCCGGCGGTGGTAGTCCCTGAAAGTAAGCGTGTGGATCGCATGCTGAAAGAGTTCCGCTCACAGCGCTACCATATGGCGATTGTGATTGATGAGTTTGGCGGTGTGTCCGGTCTGGTGACCATTGAGGACATTCTCGAACTGATCGTCGGAGAAATTGAAGACGAATACGATGATGAAGAAGACCGCGATATTCGTCAGTTAAACCGCCACACCTATACGGTGCGTGCGCTGACGCCGATTGAGGACTTCAATGAGGTATTCGGCACCGGCTTCAGCGATGACGAAGTCGATACCATTGGCGGCCTGGTGATGCAGGGATTCGGCCACCTTCCCGCGCGCGGTGAGAGCATTGAAATTGATGGTTACCAATTCAAGGTCGCCATGGCTGACAGCCGCCGTATCATCCAGGTGCATGTAAAAATTCCGGAAGACTCGCCGCTCCCTCAACTGGATGACGAATAA
- a CDS encoding PhoH family protein encodes MNIETREIALEPVDNRRLLSLCGPFDDNVKQLERRLGIEINRRDNQFKLVGRTLCVNAAADILRTLYVDTAPVRGQIPDIEPEQIHLAIKESRVLEQSAESVPEYGKAVNIKTKRGVIKPRTPNQAQYIANILDHDITFGIGPAGTGKTYLAVAAAVDALERQEIRRILLTRPAVEAGEKLGFLPGDLSQKVDPYLRPLYDALFEMLGFERVEKLMERNVIEVAPLAYMRGRTLNDAFIILDESQNTTIEQMKMFLTRIGFNSKAVITGDVTQIDLPRHTKSGLRHAIEVLSEVDELSFNFFHSEDVVRHPVVARIVIAYEAWEEADQKRRDKQAEERKRDALAAAQPSPQEPS; translated from the coding sequence TTGAATATCGAAACTCGTGAAATCGCCCTTGAACCGGTAGATAACCGCCGACTGCTCAGCCTGTGCGGTCCGTTTGATGACAATGTGAAACAGCTGGAACGGCGTCTGGGGATCGAAATCAATCGCCGTGACAACCAATTTAAGCTGGTAGGCCGCACGCTGTGCGTCAACGCTGCGGCAGACATTCTGCGCACCCTGTATGTTGATACGGCACCGGTACGTGGTCAGATCCCGGATATCGAACCGGAGCAAATCCACTTAGCGATCAAAGAGAGCCGCGTCCTGGAGCAGAGCGCGGAAAGCGTGCCGGAGTACGGTAAGGCGGTCAATATTAAGACCAAGCGCGGCGTGATTAAACCGCGTACACCTAACCAGGCGCAGTACATTGCCAATATTCTCGATCACGACATTACCTTTGGTATCGGCCCGGCCGGTACGGGTAAAACCTATCTGGCCGTCGCCGCCGCGGTCGATGCGCTGGAGCGCCAGGAAATTCGCCGTATTCTGCTGACCCGTCCGGCGGTGGAAGCCGGGGAAAAACTCGGCTTCCTGCCGGGCGATCTCAGCCAGAAAGTCGATCCTTATCTGCGCCCACTCTACGATGCACTGTTCGAGATGCTCGGCTTTGAGCGGGTTGAGAAGCTGATGGAACGCAACGTCATCGAAGTCGCGCCGCTGGCGTATATGCGTGGCCGCACGCTGAATGATGCCTTTATCATTCTTGATGAGAGCCAGAACACCACCATCGAACAGATGAAGATGTTCCTGACGCGTATCGGTTTTAACTCAAAAGCGGTGATTACCGGTGACGTGACGCAAATTGACCTGCCACGCCATACCAAATCTGGCCTGCGCCACGCGATCGAAGTGTTGTCGGAAGTGGATGAGCTGAGCTTTAACTTCTTCCACAGCGAAGACGTAGTACGTCACCCGGTGGTGGCACGTATCGTTATCGCCTATGAAGCCTGGGAAGAGGCAGACCAGAAACGCCGAGATAAACAGGCTGAAGAGCGTAAACGTGATGCGCTTGCCGCCGCCCAACCCAGCCCGCAGGAGCCTTCATGA
- the asnB gene encoding asparagine synthase B, which translates to MCSIFGVLDLKTDPVELRKKALECSRLMRHRGPDWSGVYADDKAILAHERLSIVDVNNGAQPLYNADHTHVLAVNGEIYNHQALRAELSDRYQFQTGSDCEVILALYQEKGVDFLDDLQGMFAFILWDSVKQQYLIGRDHIGIIPLYMGNDEHGNFYVASEMKALVPVCRSIKEFPPGSYLSSTDGEIRRYWQRDWMDYKSVEHNATDAAGLKAALEESVKSHLMSDVPYGVLLSGGLDSSIISAVTKRFAAKRVEDHDKSDAWWPQLHSFAVGLEGSPDLKAAKSVAEHLGTVHHEIHFTVQEGLDAIRDVIYHIETYDVTTIRASTPMYLMSRKIKAMGIKMVLSGEGADEVFGGYLYFHKAPNAKEFHEENVRKLLALHMYDCARANKAMSAWGVEARVPFLDKKFLDVAMRINPEDKMCGSNGKMEKHILRECFSSYLPESVAWRQKEQFSDGVGYSWIDTLKDVAAKQVSDQQLATAHFRFPYNTPNSKEAYLYREIFEELFPIPSAAECVPGGPSVACSSAKAIEWDEAFKSMDDPSGRAVGVHQSAYK; encoded by the coding sequence ATGTGTTCGATTTTTGGTGTGTTGGATCTGAAAACCGATCCTGTTGAATTGCGCAAGAAAGCGCTGGAATGTTCCCGTCTGATGCGCCATCGCGGCCCGGACTGGTCAGGCGTCTATGCCGATGACAAAGCCATTCTGGCGCATGAGCGCCTGTCAATTGTTGACGTCAACAACGGCGCACAGCCGCTGTATAACGCCGATCACACGCACGTACTGGCGGTAAACGGTGAAATCTACAACCATCAGGCACTGCGTGCTGAACTGAGCGATCGCTATCAGTTCCAGACTGGTTCTGACTGTGAAGTGATTCTTGCGCTGTATCAGGAAAAAGGCGTTGATTTCCTTGATGACCTGCAAGGCATGTTTGCCTTCATTCTGTGGGACAGCGTGAAACAACAGTATCTGATTGGCCGCGACCATATCGGTATCATCCCGTTGTATATGGGTAACGATGAACACGGCAACTTCTATGTCGCTTCAGAAATGAAAGCGCTGGTGCCCGTGTGCCGTTCCATCAAAGAATTCCCGCCGGGAAGCTACCTCTCCAGCACCGATGGCGAAATCCGTCGTTACTGGCAGCGTGACTGGATGGATTACAAAAGCGTTGAGCACAACGCCACTGATGCTGCCGGTCTGAAAGCCGCGCTGGAAGAGTCCGTTAAGAGCCACCTGATGTCAGACGTTCCTTATGGCGTGCTGCTGTCTGGCGGTCTTGATTCCTCCATCATCTCTGCGGTGACCAAGCGCTTTGCCGCAAAACGTGTGGAAGATCATGACAAGAGCGATGCCTGGTGGCCGCAGCTGCACTCCTTCGCGGTAGGCCTGGAAGGCTCGCCGGATCTGAAAGCGGCGAAATCTGTCGCGGAACACCTTGGCACCGTGCACCATGAAATCCACTTCACCGTGCAGGAAGGTCTGGATGCGATCCGTGATGTGATTTACCACATCGAAACCTACGATGTGACCACGATCCGTGCCTCAACACCGATGTACCTGATGTCGCGTAAAATCAAAGCGATGGGTATTAAAATGGTGCTGTCTGGCGAAGGTGCTGATGAAGTGTTTGGTGGCTACCTCTACTTCCACAAAGCGCCGAACGCCAAAGAGTTCCACGAGGAGAACGTGCGTAAACTGCTGGCACTGCATATGTATGACTGCGCCCGTGCCAACAAAGCGATGTCCGCCTGGGGCGTGGAAGCCCGTGTGCCGTTCCTCGACAAGAAATTCCTTGATGTCGCGATGCGCATCAACCCGGAAGATAAAATGTGTGGCAGCAACGGCAAGATGGAAAAACACATCCTGCGTGAGTGCTTCTCCTCTTATCTGCCGGAGAGCGTGGCATGGCGTCAGAAAGAGCAGTTCTCTGACGGCGTGGGTTATAGCTGGATCGACACGCTGAAAGACGTGGCCGCCAAGCAAGTTAGCGATCAGCAACTGGCAACCGCACACTTCCGCTTCCCGTACAACACGCCGAACTCGAAAGAAGCGTATCTGTACCGTGAGATCTTTGAAGAGCTGTTCCCGATCCCAAGTGCCGCTGAATGCGTGCCGGGTGGCCCATCAGTGGCGTGTTCTTCCGCGAAAGCGATCGAATGGGATGAAGCGTTCAAATCGATGGACGATCCATCGGGTCGTGCCGTAGGCGTGCATCAGTCAGCCTATAAATAA
- the ybeY gene encoding rRNA maturation RNase YbeY, which translates to MSAVILDLQLACAESQGLPEEAAFQRWLEAAVTPFQPESEVTIRLVDEAESHELNLTYRGKDKPTNVLSFPFEAPPGIELPLLGDLIICRQVVEQEAVEQGKSLEAHWAHMVVHGTLHLLGYDHIEDDEAEEMEALETEIMLALGYPDPYISEKEDA; encoded by the coding sequence ATGAGCGCGGTAATTCTTGATTTACAACTGGCCTGTGCCGAAAGCCAGGGTTTGCCGGAAGAAGCGGCTTTTCAGCGTTGGCTGGAAGCTGCCGTCACGCCGTTTCAGCCGGAGAGCGAAGTCACCATTCGCCTGGTTGATGAGGCGGAAAGTCATGAGCTAAATCTGACTTATCGCGGTAAAGACAAGCCGACCAACGTGCTCTCTTTCCCGTTCGAAGCCCCGCCGGGAATTGAGTTACCGCTGCTGGGCGACCTGATTATTTGCCGCCAGGTGGTAGAGCAGGAAGCGGTCGAGCAAGGGAAATCCCTCGAAGCCCACTGGGCGCATATGGTGGTACACGGTACACTGCATCTGCTGGGCTACGACCATATCGAAGACGATGAAGCCGAAGAAATGGAAGCGCTGGAGACCGAGATAATGCTTGCCCTCGGTTATCCGGACCCGTACATTTCGGAGAAAGAAGACGCCTGA
- the nagA gene encoding N-acetylglucosamine-6-phosphate deacetylase — protein MYALVNGRIFTGHEILDNHAVVIADGLIERVCPRDALDATLPQQDVAGAFIAPGFIDLQLNGCGGVQFNDDIDALSVETLEIMQRANEKSGCTSYLPTLITSTDELMQRAVETMRAYLNKHQNQALGLHLEGPWLNKVKKGTHNPELIRLPDAKLVDFLCANADVITKVTLAPENAGSAVIRQLRDAGIIVSAGHSNATYEEAKSGFAAGVSFATHLYNAMPTFAGREPGLIGALFDAPDVYCGIIADGLHVHYANVRNAKRIKGDKLVLVTDATAPAGASIDKFIFAGKTIYYRNGLCVDENGTLSGSAITMIETVQNCVEHCGIALDEALRMATLYPAKAMGVEKQLGTVEAGKVANLTVFTRDFQIIKTFVNGENVLSE, from the coding sequence ATGTACGCATTAGTTAACGGCCGGATTTTTACCGGTCACGAAATTCTGGACAATCATGCGGTAGTGATTGCCGATGGCCTGATTGAGCGCGTCTGCCCACGCGACGCGCTGGATGCCACCCTGCCGCAACAGGATGTTGCGGGTGCGTTTATCGCTCCCGGTTTTATCGATTTACAGCTCAACGGCTGCGGCGGCGTGCAATTTAACGATGATATCGATGCATTGAGCGTGGAAACGCTGGAAATTATGCAGCGCGCCAATGAGAAATCGGGCTGCACCAGCTACCTGCCAACCTTGATCACCAGCACGGATGAATTGATGCAGCGTGCTGTCGAAACCATGCGCGCGTATCTGAACAAACATCAAAACCAGGCGCTGGGTCTGCACCTCGAAGGTCCGTGGCTGAATAAAGTAAAAAAAGGCACGCATAACCCGGAACTGATCCGTTTACCGGATGCAAAACTGGTGGATTTTCTCTGCGCGAACGCCGATGTGATCACCAAAGTGACACTGGCCCCGGAAAACGCCGGAAGTGCAGTGATCCGTCAATTACGCGATGCGGGCATTATCGTTTCAGCGGGTCACTCGAACGCCACCTATGAAGAAGCCAAAAGCGGTTTCGCGGCGGGCGTCAGCTTTGCAACCCACCTTTACAACGCCATGCCGACCTTTGCCGGGCGCGAACCGGGCTTGATTGGCGCGCTGTTTGATGCGCCTGATGTATACTGCGGCATCATTGCAGATGGTTTACATGTCCACTACGCTAATGTGCGCAATGCGAAGCGCATCAAGGGCGACAAGCTGGTACTGGTAACCGACGCCACCGCACCGGCAGGTGCTTCGATTGATAAATTTATTTTTGCTGGCAAAACAATATACTATCGCAATGGCCTTTGTGTGGATGAGAACGGCACCTTAAGTGGCTCCGCCATCACCATGATTGAAACGGTTCAGAATTGCGTGGAACATTGCGGCATTGCGCTGGATGAAGCTCTGCGCATGGCAACGCTCTATCCGGCAAAGGCGATGGGGGTGGAAAAACAGTTGGGCACGGTCGAAGCTGGAAAAGTCGCCAACCTGACTGTCTTTACCCGCGATTTTCAAATCATTAAGACGTTCGTCAATGGAGAGAACGTCCTCAGCGAGTAA
- the miaB gene encoding tRNA (N6-isopentenyl adenosine(37)-C2)-methylthiotransferase MiaB produces MTKKLHIKTWGCQMNEYDSSKMADLLNSTHGYTLTEEAEEADILLLNTCSIREKAQEKVFHQLGRWKKLKERNPDLIIGVGGCVASQEGDHIRQRAPCVDIVFGPQTLHRLPEMINTVRGSNSPIVDISFPEIEKFDRLPEPRAEGPTAFVSIMEGCNKYCTFCVVPYTRGEEVSRPSDDILLEIAQLAAQGVREVNLLGQNVNAYRGATFDGDFCTFAELLRLVAAIDGIDRIRFTTSHPIEFTDDIIDVYRDTPELVSFLHLPVQSGADRILTLMKRAHTALEYKAIIRKLRVARPDIEISSDFIIGFPGETQQDFEQTMKLIGDINFDMSFSFIYSARPGTPAADLPDDVPEEEKKQRLYILQDRINQQAMGISRRMLGTVQRILVEGTSRKNVMELSGRTANNRVVNFEGNVSMIGKFVDVEIVDVYTNSLRGKVVRTEDEMGLRVVESPASVIARTRKENEIGVGQFQP; encoded by the coding sequence ATGACCAAAAAACTGCATATCAAAACCTGGGGCTGTCAGATGAATGAGTATGATTCATCAAAGATGGCTGACCTGCTGAACAGCACCCACGGCTATACCCTGACTGAGGAAGCCGAAGAGGCAGACATTCTGCTGCTCAACACCTGTTCTATCCGTGAGAAGGCGCAGGAGAAGGTTTTCCATCAGTTAGGACGCTGGAAAAAGCTGAAAGAGCGCAACCCTGACCTGATCATTGGCGTGGGTGGCTGTGTGGCTTCTCAGGAAGGCGACCATATTCGTCAGCGTGCGCCTTGCGTCGATATCGTGTTTGGCCCGCAAACCCTGCATCGCCTGCCGGAGATGATCAACACGGTACGCGGCAGCAACAGCCCGATCGTTGACATCAGCTTCCCGGAAATCGAGAAATTTGACCGTCTGCCTGAACCGCGCGCAGAAGGCCCAACCGCATTTGTTTCCATCATGGAAGGCTGCAACAAATACTGCACCTTCTGCGTGGTGCCCTACACGCGCGGCGAAGAAGTAAGCCGCCCGAGTGACGACATTCTGCTGGAGATCGCCCAGTTAGCGGCCCAGGGTGTGCGCGAAGTCAACCTGCTGGGGCAGAACGTCAACGCCTATCGCGGCGCAACCTTTGACGGTGACTTCTGCACCTTTGCCGAATTGTTGCGTCTGGTTGCCGCGATCGACGGCATTGACCGTATTCGTTTCACCACCAGCCACCCGATTGAGTTCACCGACGATATCATTGATGTTTACCGTGATACGCCTGAGCTGGTGAGCTTCCTGCATTTGCCGGTCCAGAGCGGTGCTGACCGCATTCTGACGCTGATGAAACGTGCGCATACCGCACTGGAGTACAAAGCGATCATCCGTAAACTGCGCGTAGCGCGCCCGGATATTGAAATCAGCTCTGACTTTATCATCGGCTTCCCGGGTGAAACCCAGCAGGACTTTGAACAGACCATGAAGCTGATTGGCGATATCAACTTCGATATGAGCTTCAGCTTTATCTACTCTGCGCGTCCGGGTACACCGGCCGCTGACCTGCCGGACGATGTACCGGAAGAGGAGAAAAAGCAGCGTCTGTACATCCTGCAGGACCGCATCAACCAGCAGGCGATGGGGATCAGCCGCCGTATGCTCGGCACCGTGCAGCGTATTCTGGTGGAAGGCACCTCACGTAAAAACGTGATGGAGCTGTCGGGTCGTACCGCAAACAACCGCGTGGTGAACTTCGAAGGCAACGTCAGCATGATTGGTAAGTTCGTTGACGTGGAAATCGTCGATGTGTATACCAACTCGCTGCGTGGCAAGGTGGTTCGCACTGAAGACGAGATGGGCCTGCGCGTAGTGGAAAGCCCGGCGTCGGTGATTGCGCGCACGCGCAAAGAGAACGAAATTGGCGTGGGTCAGTTCCAGCCTTGA
- the ubiF gene encoding 3-demethoxyubiquinol 3-hydroxylase, which translates to MQDSHFDVVVIGGGMVGAALACGLAQQQFRVAVVERAEPAPFDAARAPDVRISAIGASSVALLQQLNVWPRVQAMRCAPYRKLETWEWQTAHVTFDAASLGLPELGYMVENSVLQRALWEKMQEDGVTLCAPASLDNLLPHSGGWQVQLDNGTTLDARLVVGADGANSRVRQLAGIGVHGWNYAQSCMLISVECEHDVGDATWQQFTPEGPRAFLPLFDRHASLVWYDAPSRIRQLQNMPLPQLEKEIHAHFPARVGRFQVKAAASFPLVRRHATRYVTAGLALVGDAAHTINPLAGQGVNLGYRDVDALLDTLVEARRQAEQWSSAAVLQRYQRQRRKDNLLMQGGMDLFYFAFSNKLPALRFARNLGLIAAEHAGALKRQVLRYALGL; encoded by the coding sequence ATGCAGGATTCACATTTTGATGTGGTGGTGATTGGCGGCGGAATGGTAGGGGCCGCACTGGCCTGCGGCCTGGCGCAACAGCAATTCCGCGTGGCGGTGGTTGAGCGGGCGGAACCCGCCCCGTTTGATGCTGCGCGGGCACCGGATGTACGTATTTCTGCCATCGGTGCGTCATCGGTGGCGTTGCTGCAACAGCTTAACGTCTGGCCACGTGTGCAGGCGATGCGCTGTGCACCTTACCGCAAGCTGGAAACCTGGGAGTGGCAAACTGCCCATGTCACCTTTGATGCGGCGTCGCTGGGGCTGCCCGAGCTGGGGTATATGGTCGAGAACAGCGTGCTGCAACGCGCGCTGTGGGAAAAAATGCAGGAAGATGGTGTGACCTTATGTGCACCGGCCAGTCTGGATAATTTGCTGCCACATAGCGGTGGCTGGCAGGTGCAGCTCGATAATGGCACCACGCTGGATGCAAGGCTGGTGGTAGGGGCCGATGGTGCCAATTCACGCGTGCGTCAGCTGGCCGGGATTGGCGTGCATGGCTGGAACTATGCGCAATCCTGCATGTTGATTAGCGTCGAATGCGAGCATGATGTGGGGGACGCCACCTGGCAGCAGTTCACCCCGGAAGGACCGCGTGCGTTTTTACCGCTGTTCGATCGCCATGCCTCGCTGGTGTGGTATGACGCGCCGTCACGGATTCGCCAGTTGCAGAATATGCCGTTGCCGCAGCTGGAGAAAGAGATTCACGCGCACTTCCCGGCACGCGTCGGGCGTTTTCAGGTAAAGGCAGCGGCCTCGTTCCCGCTGGTACGGCGTCATGCGACGCGCTATGTCACTGCCGGTCTGGCGCTGGTGGGGGATGCGGCGCACACCATCAATCCGCTGGCCGGGCAGGGGGTAAATCTTGGCTATCGCGACGTGGATGCGTTACTGGACACGCTGGTAGAGGCGCGTCGTCAGGCGGAGCAGTGGTCATCGGCGGCGGTGTTGCAGCGGTATCAGCGTCAGCGTCGTAAAGATAATTTGCTGATGCAGGGCGGGATGGATCTGTTTTACTTCGCCTTCAGCAATAAACTGCCAGCGCTGCGTTTTGCCCGTAATCTGGGGTTGATTGCGGCCGAGCACGCGGGTGCGTTAAAACGTCAGGTGCTGCGTTACGCGCTGGGGCTGTAA
- a CDS encoding N-acetylglucosamine repressor → MTTGGQTQIGNVDLVKQLNSAAVYRLIDQQGPISRIQIAEVSQLAPASVTKITRQLIERGLIKEVEQQASTGGRRAISIITETRHFHTIGVRLGRNDATLTLFDLSGKSLAQEDYPLPERTQETLENALFNAISAFMAAHQRKIHELIAIAVILPGLVDPINGVIRYMPHIAVSHWPLVSSLQKRFNVTSFVGHDIRSLALAEHYFGASRDCADSILVRLHRGTGAGIIANGHIFLGSNGNVGEIGHIQVDPLGERCHCGNFGCLETIAANGAIENRVRHLLNQGYPSSLTLNDCQMPQICRAANQGDALACEVIEYVGRYLGKAIAIAINLFNPQKVVLAGEITDADKVLFPAIEGCINTQALNAFRKNLPVVRSELDHRSAIGAFALAKRAMLNGILLQHLLEE, encoded by the coding sequence ATGACCACTGGCGGCCAGACTCAAATAGGAAATGTCGATCTTGTCAAGCAACTCAATAGCGCAGCCGTTTATCGGTTGATTGATCAACAAGGGCCTATTTCGCGCATTCAGATTGCCGAAGTGAGTCAACTTGCGCCCGCCAGCGTCACCAAAATTACCCGCCAGTTGATTGAGCGCGGTCTGATCAAAGAGGTGGAGCAACAAGCCTCCACCGGCGGTCGCCGCGCCATCTCCATCATCACCGAAACCCGCCATTTTCATACCATCGGCGTGCGCCTCGGACGTAACGATGCCACGCTGACACTGTTTGATCTCAGTGGCAAATCCCTGGCGCAGGAAGACTACCCGCTACCGGAACGCACCCAGGAAACACTGGAAAATGCCTTATTCAACGCCATCAGCGCGTTTATGGCTGCCCACCAGCGTAAAATTCATGAACTGATTGCGATTGCCGTGATTTTGCCGGGATTGGTAGACCCCATTAACGGCGTGATTCGCTATATGCCGCATATTGCTGTCAGCCACTGGCCGCTGGTTTCCAGCCTGCAAAAACGGTTCAATGTCACCAGTTTTGTCGGCCATGATATCCGTAGTCTGGCCCTTGCCGAGCACTACTTCGGTGCAAGCCGTGACTGCGCAGACTCCATTCTGGTGCGCCTGCATCGTGGAACCGGGGCCGGTATCATTGCCAACGGGCACATTTTTCTCGGCAGCAATGGCAACGTGGGCGAAATTGGTCATATTCAGGTCGACCCGCTGGGCGAACGCTGCCATTGCGGCAACTTCGGCTGTCTGGAAACCATTGCCGCCAATGGCGCCATTGAAAACCGGGTACGCCACCTGCTGAATCAGGGCTACCCCAGCTCACTGACCCTCAATGATTGCCAGATGCCGCAAATCTGCCGCGCGGCCAATCAGGGCGATGCGCTGGCGTGCGAAGTGATCGAATATGTCGGCCGTTATCTCGGAAAAGCTATCGCCATTGCGATTAACCTGTTTAATCCGCAGAAAGTGGTGTTGGCCGGTGAAATCACCGACGCCGACAAGGTGCTGTTTCCGGCGATTGAAGGCTGCATCAATACGCAGGCACTCAATGCGTTTCGTAAAAATCTGCCTGTGGTACGCTCAGAGTTGGATCATCGCTCTGCCATTGGCGCTTTTGCGCTGGCAAAACGCGCGATGCTGAATGGCATTCTGCTGCAACATCTGCTGGAAGAGTAA
- a CDS encoding HAD-IIA family hydrolase codes for MTIKSVICDIDGVLMHDNTAVPGAQEFLQRILEKKMPLVVLTNYPSQTAKDLANRFASSGIEVPDSVFYTSAMATADFLRRQEGKKAYVIGEGALIHELYKAGFTITDINPDFVIVGETRSFNWEMMHKAAFFVANGARFIATNPDTHARNFVPACGALCAGIEKISGRKPFYVGKPSPYIMRAALNKMQAHSEETVIVGDNLRTDILAGFQAGLETVLVLSGVSTLSDIDAMPFRPDWIYPSVADIDLF; via the coding sequence ATGACAATCAAAAGCGTAATCTGTGACATCGACGGTGTGTTGATGCACGACAACACCGCCGTTCCTGGTGCTCAGGAATTCCTGCAACGCATCCTTGAAAAAAAGATGCCGCTGGTGGTGCTCACCAACTACCCATCGCAAACAGCCAAAGATCTGGCAAATCGTTTCGCCTCATCCGGTATTGAAGTACCGGATTCCGTGTTCTACACCTCGGCGATGGCAACAGCCGATTTTCTGCGGCGGCAGGAAGGTAAAAAGGCCTATGTCATTGGCGAAGGCGCGCTGATTCATGAGTTGTACAAGGCCGGTTTTACCATCACCGATATCAACCCTGATTTCGTTATCGTTGGGGAGACCCGCTCCTTTAACTGGGAGATGATGCATAAGGCGGCGTTCTTTGTCGCCAATGGCGCGCGCTTTATCGCCACCAACCCGGATACTCACGCGCGTAATTTTGTTCCGGCCTGTGGCGCGTTGTGTGCCGGGATTGAGAAGATCTCCGGCCGCAAACCCTTTTATGTCGGCAAACCCAGCCCCTACATCATGCGTGCCGCCCTCAACAAGATGCAGGCGCACTCTGAGGAAACCGTGATTGTGGGCGATAACCTGCGGACCGATATTCTCGCCGGTTTCCAGGCCGGTCTGGAAACGGTGCTGGTGCTGTCGGGAGTTTCGACACTCAGCGATATCGATGCCATGCCGTTCCGTCCGGATTGGATTTACCCTTCGGTTGCCGATATCGATCTGTTCTGA